In one window of Massilibacterium senegalense DNA:
- a CDS encoding helix-turn-helix domain-containing protein — protein sequence MFGKRLASLRKQKGLTQYELANALGFSRGQIANYEQGSREPDFETLQKIARFFQVSTDYLLGLTDSPTPYYLEQHHEVHVAGEIISLTPEEFSVFEEMKKHPILFHDLADNPEKKVKQLINVWDFIKKQIEEKEDSTTKTEK from the coding sequence TTACGTAAACAAAAAGGATTGACCCAATACGAATTAGCTAATGCACTTGGTTTTTCACGCGGACAAATTGCTAACTACGAACAAGGATCACGTGAACCAGACTTTGAAACACTCCAAAAAATTGCCCGTTTCTTTCAGGTTTCCACCGACTATTTGTTAGGCTTAACAGATTCTCCTACTCCGTATTATTTAGAACAACACCATGAAGTACACGTGGCTGGTGAAATAATTTCCCTGACACCAGAAGAATTTAGCGTGTTTGAAGAAATGAAAAAACACCCTATCCTCTTTCATGACCTAGCAGACAATCCAGAGAAAAAAGTAAAACAATTAATTAACGTATGGGATTTCATCAAAAAACAAATCGAAGAAAAAGAGGATTCTACTACTAAAACAGAGAAATAA
- a CDS encoding FtsX-like permease family protein: MIQRLLMPIFFEIRTRNIGGQLLVQLIFYQRFMEVCGTIVVPSGTDNLQYPRTIGRDLLPPGNYTINTSDPVQVNHVIDLFYQMGFVPQVNKRIPLFTYFIDNPLIVITTLFLVMGHLCIVLDWFLYNQEREREFGIRRRYGALSTDLVRENLIVGIPGLLVGSAIGGVLSNLLIAGISQTNMELTNFQILTSAIILFAIVILTWSLILYVAIKTRKEVHIDA; this comes from the coding sequence TTGATTCAACGGCTACTTATGCCTATCTTTTTCGAGATACGTACAAGGAACATCGGTGGTCAGCTTTTGGTACAGCTCATCTTTTATCAAAGATTCATGGAAGTTTGTGGAACTATTGTCGTCCCATCAGGAACAGATAACCTCCAATATCCACGTACTATAGGTCGGGATTTACTACCTCCTGGAAACTATACGATAAATACTTCAGATCCGGTTCAAGTAAATCATGTCATCGACCTATTCTATCAGATGGGATTTGTTCCTCAAGTGAACAAAAGGATTCCGTTATTTACATATTTCATTGATAATCCATTGATTGTAATCACTACACTTTTTCTGGTCATGGGTCATCTCTGCATCGTCCTTGACTGGTTTCTTTACAATCAGGAACGTGAACGGGAATTCGGTATTCGCAGGCGTTACGGAGCCTTGTCAACTGATCTCGTCCGAGAGAATCTAATAGTTGGGATACCTGGCCTTTTGGTAGGTAGTGCTATAGGGGGAGTCCTATCAAATTTACTGATAGCAGGAATCAGTCAAACGAATATGGAGCTAACTAACTTCCAGATACTTACCAGTGCTATCATCTTATTTGCCATAGTCATCCTGACATGGTCTTTGATCCTTTATGTGGCTATTAAAACAAGGAAGGAGGTACATATTGATGCGTGA
- a CDS encoding ImmA/IrrE family metallo-endopeptidase encodes MSASQEMDILAQKLLQPLQIHHPFDLSMDILCEYYDITIHPLTTHPPIAFAIPLKRKQMIFISTHFSPFKRNVVLAEEFSHLYLHSVNELTISPLWTMKLERQAKTLAAFLLIPSTFLSPLLTQTSSINDLASTFSVPEDFIKFRLSL; translated from the coding sequence TTGTCTGCTTCACAAGAAATGGATATACTCGCACAAAAACTGTTACAACCACTTCAAATCCACCATCCGTTTGACCTATCGATGGATATTTTATGCGAATATTACGATATTACGATTCATCCTCTAACCACTCACCCCCCCATTGCATTTGCCATCCCACTGAAACGTAAACAAATGATTTTTATTTCCACTCATTTCTCACCGTTCAAACGGAATGTTGTGTTAGCGGAAGAATTTTCCCATCTTTATCTCCACTCCGTCAATGAATTAACGATTTCCCCACTTTGGACAATGAAATTAGAACGACAAGCTAAAACATTAGCTGCCTTTTTACTCATTCCATCTACCTTTCTCTCTCCCTTACTCACTCAAACAAGCTCTATCAACGACTTAGCATCCACCTTTTCCGTTCCCGAAGACTTCATAAAATTTCGATTATCATTATAA